A portion of the Algimonas porphyrae genome contains these proteins:
- a CDS encoding DNA-3-methyladenine glycosylase I: MTEFPDHDPDLRRCGWVPKDDALYCHYHDTEWGRPIRDSKALFSKLIQDGQQAGLAWITILRKRAHMLKVYDGFDPDIVAFYTDQDRARLLDDPGIIRSRSKIDATIGNAKVYLAMRDGGIHFSDYLWDFVGGKPIVNHWESFSDAPVKSPESEALSKDLKARGFKFVGPVIVYAFMQAVGMINDHELGCCAREASLKMRYL; the protein is encoded by the coding sequence ATGACTGAATTTCCCGATCACGATCCGGACCTTCGCCGCTGCGGCTGGGTGCCGAAGGATGATGCGCTTTACTGTCACTATCACGACACGGAATGGGGACGCCCGATCCGTGATTCCAAGGCGCTTTTTTCCAAGCTGATACAGGATGGACAACAGGCGGGTCTCGCCTGGATTACGATCCTGCGCAAACGCGCGCATATGCTGAAAGTCTATGACGGGTTCGATCCGGATATCGTGGCGTTTTACACCGATCAGGACCGGGCCCGCCTGCTCGACGATCCGGGCATTATCCGCTCCAGATCCAAGATCGATGCGACGATCGGGAATGCGAAAGTCTATCTGGCGATGCGCGATGGCGGGATCCACTTTTCCGACTATCTCTGGGATTTCGTCGGCGGAAAGCCAATCGTCAATCACTGGGAGAGTTTCTCCGACGCCCCCGTCAAAAGCCCGGAGTCAGAGGCGTTGAGCAAAGACCTGAAGGCGCGCGGCTTCAAATTTGTCGGTCCGGTGATCGTCTATGCCTTCATGCAGGCGGTCGGCATGATCAATGACCATGAGCTCGGATGTTGCGCCCGGGAGGCATCGCTGAAGATGCGTTACCTGTGA
- a CDS encoding DUF6481 family protein produces MSIPGQTFNDRLQAQKEAKMAMLKRAKEKQLDPAEKERLMKERAARNAAREEREQQRAAEKSAKIEQERAEKAERERKKKLADAARKKAKEELAKQQKAARDAKYAARKARKKR; encoded by the coding sequence ATGAGCATACCCGGTCAAACATTTAACGACCGCCTCCAGGCGCAAAAAGAGGCCAAAATGGCCATGCTGAAACGCGCCAAGGAGAAGCAACTCGATCCTGCCGAAAAAGAACGGCTGATGAAAGAACGTGCCGCACGCAATGCGGCCCGTGAGGAACGCGAACAACAGCGTGCCGCCGAAAAATCCGCCAAGATCGAGCAGGAAAGAGCCGAAAAGGCCGAACGCGAGCGCAAGAAGAAACTGGCTGACGCGGCCCGCAAGAAGGCCAAAGAAGAGCTGGCCAAACAACAAAAAGCAGCCCGCGACGCCAAATATGCGGCGCGCAAAGCCCGCAAGAAGCGCTAA
- a CDS encoding RidA family protein, whose protein sequence is MQIETKLTQLGLTLPDPMAPVANYVPYVVSGSQVFVSGQISKIGDEIVRGRLGDGLSLEDGQRAAQLCGLNIVAQLKAACDGDLSRVTRIIKLGGFVQATPDATGAAIPQIINGCSDLMVALFGDAGRHARFAVSAPSLPLDVAVEIDCIAEIAVPSSQ, encoded by the coding sequence ATGCAGATCGAAACAAAACTGACACAACTGGGCCTCACCCTCCCCGATCCAATGGCACCGGTCGCGAATTATGTGCCTTATGTCGTCAGCGGGTCGCAGGTCTTCGTCTCCGGGCAGATCAGCAAGATCGGCGACGAGATCGTGCGCGGGCGGCTCGGAGATGGATTGAGCCTCGAGGACGGGCAGCGCGCCGCGCAGCTCTGCGGGCTCAATATCGTCGCGCAGCTCAAGGCAGCCTGTGACGGTGATCTGTCCCGGGTCACGCGTATCATCAAACTGGGCGGGTTCGTGCAGGCCACACCGGACGCGACCGGAGCGGCCATCCCGCAAATCATCAATGGCTGTTCGGATTTGATGGTGGCCCTGTTTGGCGACGCCGGACGACACGCACGGTTTGCAGTCTCCGCGCCGAGCCTGCCCCTCGACGTCGCCGTCGAGATTGACTGTATCGCGGAGATAGCGGTGCCATCAAGCCAATAG
- a CDS encoding PaaI family thioesterase, whose protein sequence is MGAATACPSADAMTAFLKANFDGPNHPLITEAETGRVALTLSCGPAELRPGGFISGPTMMAIADTAGLMGVFSHTGMTAPAFTTALSIDFLRPAKGQQLHAWADVVKFGRTLSVINVTLRGSDNDKPSAQAVVTYATGAKAG, encoded by the coding sequence ATGGGCGCAGCCACCGCCTGTCCGAGCGCGGACGCCATGACGGCCTTTCTCAAAGCCAATTTCGACGGACCCAACCACCCACTCATTACCGAGGCGGAGACAGGCCGGGTCGCGCTGACCCTGTCCTGCGGTCCGGCAGAGTTGCGCCCCGGCGGTTTCATTTCCGGCCCGACCATGATGGCGATCGCTGATACGGCCGGGTTAATGGGCGTCTTCAGCCACACCGGCATGACCGCTCCCGCCTTCACCACCGCCTTATCCATCGACTTTTTGCGCCCCGCCAAGGGACAACAGCTTCATGCCTGGGCCGACGTCGTGAAATTCGGCCGCACACTCAGCGTGATCAACGTCACCTTGCGTGGCTCCGACAATGACAAACCCAGCGCCCAAGCCGTCGTCACCTACGCTACCGGCGCAAAAGCCGGCTGA
- the rfbD gene encoding dTDP-4-dehydrorhamnose reductase has translation MHCLVIGKTGQLARALQAEIAADHFSATFLDRSDCDLAAPEALLRECLQPHLDKGDIIIIAAAYTAVDQAETDFETAYRVNAVAPGIIAELAARADIPVIHISTDYVFDGQARKPYATDAPVAPVNAYGRTKLAGEEAVRTAQPSAAILRTSWVYDVSGRNFLTTMLRLGASRDTLDVVADQTGRPTHARDLARACMVVAKALCANDPAASAIFHVSNSGQPTSWAGFARAIFSATSSWRDHAVSVRDIATADFPTPARRPAYSVLDLEPFETTFDFAMPDWQVSLHRALQNHPMIVAGKTRADDDT, from the coding sequence ATGCACTGTCTGGTCATCGGAAAAACGGGTCAACTGGCGCGCGCGCTTCAGGCGGAAATCGCGGCCGATCATTTTTCCGCAACGTTTCTGGACCGATCCGATTGCGATCTCGCTGCACCGGAAGCGCTCCTCCGAGAATGCCTGCAGCCCCATCTGGATAAGGGGGACATCATCATTATCGCAGCGGCCTATACGGCTGTCGATCAGGCCGAGACCGATTTCGAGACGGCCTATCGGGTCAATGCTGTCGCGCCCGGGATCATTGCCGAGCTTGCAGCGCGCGCCGACATTCCCGTTATCCATATCTCGACCGATTATGTGTTCGATGGGCAGGCTCGAAAGCCCTATGCAACCGATGCGCCGGTGGCTCCCGTCAACGCCTATGGTCGCACGAAACTGGCGGGGGAAGAGGCCGTCCGAACCGCGCAACCGAGCGCGGCGATATTGCGGACATCATGGGTCTATGACGTGTCGGGCAGGAATTTCCTGACCACCATGCTGCGCCTTGGCGCATCGCGCGATACGCTCGACGTCGTTGCTGATCAGACCGGACGCCCGACACATGCGCGCGATCTGGCCCGGGCCTGCATGGTCGTCGCGAAAGCCTTATGTGCGAACGATCCTGCCGCCTCGGCTATTTTTCACGTCAGCAATAGTGGCCAACCGACCAGTTGGGCCGGCTTCGCCCGCGCGATCTTCAGCGCTACATCTTCATGGCGAGATCATGCGGTCAGCGTTCGGGATATTGCGACGGCGGATTTCCCGACCCCCGCCCGGCGACCAGCCTATTCCGTGCTGGACCTTGAGCCCTTCGAAACGACGTTTGATTTTGCCATGCCCGACTGGCAGGTGAGCCTGCACCGGGCATTGCAGAATCACCCGATGATCGTCGCAGGAAAAACAAGGGCCGATGATGATACGTAA
- a CDS encoding YgfZ/GcvT domain-containing protein, producing MLIARRPRTILRLSGEGVKDWFGGLITNSIKQPVTFAALLTPQGKIIADFFVTDRGDHLLIDTPVAMGAALLKRLKIYRLRAPIEIEDVSEGLHLHVLWNNDEHDDLGEVDPRLPALGRRLFADTAKKSTGNWDAYRLSLGVPDSEWDFGVQTTFPADACMDQLNGVDYQGGCFVGQEVVSRMRRMTTVRKRMRGVTLNGPAETGDPIKTGERTVGNVLHTHDGQAMALIRLDRLREASVSPTVRGNPVTIRDSVLGTDG from the coding sequence ATGCTGATCGCCCGCCGTCCTCGAACCATTCTGCGCCTGTCCGGCGAGGGCGTGAAAGACTGGTTCGGAGGGCTGATCACCAATTCGATCAAGCAGCCCGTGACATTTGCGGCCTTGCTGACGCCGCAAGGCAAAATCATCGCCGATTTCTTTGTGACCGACCGGGGCGATCATCTTCTGATCGATACGCCGGTCGCGATGGGTGCGGCGCTCCTGAAGCGTCTGAAAATCTATCGTTTACGGGCGCCGATTGAAATCGAGGATGTGTCCGAAGGCCTTCATCTTCACGTGCTCTGGAATAACGACGAACATGATGACCTGGGTGAGGTCGACCCTCGCCTGCCTGCGCTGGGCCGACGTCTGTTCGCCGATACGGCCAAGAAGAGCACGGGCAATTGGGACGCCTACCGGCTGTCGCTTGGCGTCCCTGACAGCGAATGGGATTTCGGCGTACAGACGACTTTTCCGGCTGACGCCTGTATGGATCAACTGAACGGAGTGGATTATCAGGGCGGCTGTTTCGTCGGGCAGGAGGTTGTCTCTCGCATGCGACGGATGACGACCGTGCGGAAGCGAATGCGCGGCGTGACCTTGAACGGTCCGGCGGAGACGGGCGACCCGATCAAGACGGGCGAGCGGACGGTCGGGAATGTTCTGCATACACATGACGGGCAAGCCATGGCGCTGATCCGCCTCGACCGCCTGCGCGAGGCGAGCGTCTCGCCGACGGTCAGGGGAAATCCCGTGACCATCAGGGACAGTGTGCTGGGGACGGATGGCTAG
- a CDS encoding isovaleryl-CoA dehydrogenase codes for MPTTPYPTLQFGHSETTEAIREAVYQFAQDKIAPIAAEVDASNVFPRHLWPEMGELGLHGITVSEDQGGLGLGYLEHTIAIEEVSRASASIGLSYGAHSNLCINQIERWGNAEQKAKYLPKLVSGEHLGSLAMSEAGAGSDVMSMKLKAESAQGGYLLNGTKMWITNSPTANTLLVYAKTDPSAGSKSVSAFLIEKDYEGFTTAQKLDKLGMRGSDTAELVFDNCFVPEENLVGEIGQGAAILMSGLDYERVVLSAVSIGIMQACLDVVLPYIHERKQFGKSIGEFQLIQGKMADMYVSLSTARAYSYAVAAACDRGETTRKDSAGCILYAAEKATQMALDAIQILGGNGYINDYPTGRLLRDAKLMEIGAGTSEIRRWLIGRELFGETR; via the coding sequence ATGCCGACCACACCCTATCCGACCCTTCAATTTGGCCACTCGGAAACGACCGAAGCCATTCGCGAAGCCGTCTATCAGTTTGCGCAGGATAAGATTGCGCCGATCGCCGCCGAGGTGGATGCGTCGAACGTCTTTCCGCGCCACCTCTGGCCGGAAATGGGCGAGCTGGGTCTGCACGGCATTACTGTGTCCGAAGATCAGGGCGGCCTGGGCCTTGGCTATCTGGAACATACGATCGCCATCGAGGAAGTCAGCCGGGCATCCGCGTCGATCGGGCTGTCCTACGGAGCGCACAGCAATCTCTGCATCAATCAGATCGAACGCTGGGGCAATGCGGAACAAAAGGCCAAATATCTGCCTAAACTCGTTTCCGGCGAGCATCTCGGATCGCTTGCCATGAGCGAAGCGGGAGCCGGATCGGACGTCATGTCGATGAAGCTGAAGGCGGAGAGCGCGCAAGGCGGCTATCTGCTGAACGGCACCAAGATGTGGATCACCAACTCACCGACGGCCAATACGCTGCTTGTCTACGCCAAGACCGACCCGAGCGCCGGGTCCAAGTCGGTCAGCGCCTTTCTGATCGAAAAGGACTATGAAGGCTTCACGACAGCGCAGAAGCTCGACAAACTCGGCATGCGCGGGTCCGACACGGCGGAGCTGGTGTTCGATAATTGCTTCGTGCCGGAAGAGAACCTGGTCGGCGAGATCGGGCAAGGTGCGGCGATCCTGATGAGTGGGCTCGACTATGAACGGGTCGTACTGTCTGCCGTGTCGATCGGCATCATGCAGGCCTGCCTCGACGTCGTCCTGCCTTATATTCACGAGCGCAAACAGTTCGGAAAATCGATCGGCGAGTTTCAGCTGATCCAGGGCAAGATGGCGGACATGTATGTCAGCCTGTCCACTGCGCGGGCCTATTCCTACGCCGTCGCCGCGGCCTGCGACCGGGGCGAGACGACCCGAAAGGATTCCGCTGGCTGCATTCTCTATGCAGCGGAAAAAGCAACGCAGATGGCGCTCGACGCCATCCAGATTCTGGGCGGCAATGGCTACATCAACGACTATCCGACCGGGCGGTTATTGCGCGACGCCAAGCTGATGGAGATCGGTGCGGGAACGTCCGAAATTCGCCGCTGGCTCATCGGTCGCGAGCTCTTTGGCGAGACTCGTTAG
- a CDS encoding alginate O-acetyltransferase AlgX-related protein, with the protein MPGSPRPEVQRRSTLSRRVTTLFVGLLILAFCLPAFLFLTGLQTNTDQISRSERRVLQGLPSFEGDARAYTAQMDDYLEDRFGLRMLLIRLARKVRDNLGENPPNVIYGQDGWLYLGALKYRDEFEGQGSWSNERVERWVESLSNVNAALSARDIPFIAFIAIDKARAYPEFLPEDWQEGTRRFRSFVYQHPDAAQTGLIDAERYVMQAKAAGKKTFYSRDTHWTADGTYDLAMAIMDRFDPDGSLPRYMPAPAQVRESERLLDLDAMAGFERSNEPPALMIGFPQGGPDGLTRLEPTAPDSPHVGQFATVRSDGTHDVGDKRLVIVGDSFADSMLGHFLPSYADIIRIHHGAHLFDVSLDEVLAYEPDAVLFATAERQAAQKDQPFQPIRP; encoded by the coding sequence ATGCCAGGCTCTCCTCGCCCCGAAGTGCAGCGACGATCGACACTTAGCCGTCGGGTGACGACGCTGTTTGTCGGTCTGCTCATTCTGGCTTTCTGCCTCCCGGCATTTCTGTTTCTGACGGGCCTGCAGACAAATACGGATCAGATCAGCCGCTCGGAACGACGCGTGCTGCAGGGGCTGCCCTCATTCGAAGGTGATGCCAGGGCCTATACGGCGCAAATGGACGATTATCTGGAAGACCGATTCGGGCTTCGCATGCTGCTGATCCGACTGGCGCGGAAGGTCCGCGACAATCTCGGTGAAAATCCACCCAATGTGATCTATGGACAGGATGGCTGGCTCTATCTCGGAGCGCTGAAATATCGTGACGAGTTTGAAGGGCAGGGAAGCTGGAGCAATGAGCGCGTCGAACGCTGGGTGGAGAGCCTGTCAAACGTGAATGCTGCCCTGAGCGCGCGCGATATTCCCTTCATCGCCTTCATCGCCATCGACAAGGCCCGGGCCTATCCGGAGTTTCTTCCCGAAGACTGGCAGGAGGGCACGCGCCGGTTCCGCTCATTTGTGTACCAGCATCCAGACGCTGCGCAGACCGGCCTGATCGATGCGGAACGCTATGTGATGCAGGCCAAGGCAGCAGGTAAGAAGACGTTCTATTCGCGCGATACGCACTGGACCGCTGACGGGACCTACGATCTGGCGATGGCGATAATGGACCGCTTCGACCCAGACGGCAGCCTGCCCAGATATATGCCTGCGCCCGCACAAGTCAGAGAATCGGAACGGCTGCTGGATCTCGACGCCATGGCCGGGTTCGAACGGTCCAACGAACCTCCGGCCCTGATGATCGGTTTCCCGCAAGGTGGACCCGATGGGCTGACGCGTCTGGAACCGACGGCTCCTGACTCACCTCATGTCGGGCAGTTTGCGACGGTGCGCTCAGACGGAACGCATGATGTGGGCGACAAACGATTGGTCATCGTTGGCGACAGCTTCGCTGACAGTATGCTGGGTCATTTTCTGCCGAGCTATGCGGACATCATCCGCATCCATCACGGTGCCCATTTGTTTGATGTTTCTCTGGATGAAGTGCTGGCTTATGAACCGGACGCGGTTCTCTTTGCGACGGCAGAGCGACAGGCCGCCCAGAAAGATCAGCCTTTCCAGCCGATTAGGCCTTAA
- a CDS encoding CIA30 family protein, with translation MTRLFLSGSGFAPMLGQISGLILLLGLPLTAACAPGSKVTGTEPTVTMAQMEACTMKIDFSDAAAVAPWQIVNDGVMGGLSQGTRYHEDDFMVFRGTINTNGGGFSSLRRRMQPGDLNGANGMAMRVRSDGRGYTLTFRTSERWRGRAVSYQADIPATMPGEWSEVFLSFTDMRTSIFGRTVRAAPFDPSDVREMGVILADGVDGDFRLDLANLACRGASPQPV, from the coding sequence ATGACGCGTTTGTTTCTCTCAGGCTCCGGCTTCGCCCCGATGCTTGGCCAGATTTCGGGTTTGATCCTCCTTCTGGGTTTGCCGCTTACGGCGGCGTGCGCGCCCGGATCGAAAGTTACCGGGACCGAACCGACCGTGACCATGGCCCAGATGGAGGCCTGCACCATGAAAATCGATTTCTCCGACGCGGCCGCTGTCGCGCCCTGGCAGATCGTCAATGACGGTGTGATGGGCGGCCTGTCGCAAGGGACGCGCTATCATGAGGATGATTTCATGGTATTTCGCGGCACGATCAACACGAATGGCGGTGGTTTCTCCTCGCTGCGTCGGCGAATGCAGCCGGGCGATCTGAACGGTGCCAATGGAATGGCCATGCGGGTGCGGTCGGACGGTCGCGGATACACGCTGACCTTCCGGACATCGGAACGCTGGCGCGGACGCGCCGTCTCCTATCAGGCCGATATTCCGGCCACGATGCCGGGTGAGTGGAGCGAAGTCTTCCTCTCCTTTACAGACATGCGAACCTCCATTTTCGGACGAACCGTCCGGGCGGCTCCGTTCGATCCATCCGATGTGCGCGAGATGGGCGTCATTCTCGCCGACGGCGTGGATGGAGACTTCCGGCTGGACCTCGCCAATCTGGCCTGTCGCGGCGCGTCGCCCCAGCCCGTCTAA
- a CDS encoding GNAT family N-acetyltransferase, producing the protein MSSSVKIRRNDRTALPRFAALNAEWIEQLHVLEESDKVMVARPEIYLERGGQVFSAHIDDVVAGACALKPHDDGPHAGQWELTKMAVDTRFRGRGIGQSLMDAVHDYARNRLKLDRIFLLSNTKNAAALRLYERNGWVVNHRGAHPTYARCDIGMEKVF; encoded by the coding sequence ATGTCCAGTTCAGTCAAAATCCGACGCAATGACCGCACGGCGCTGCCGCGCTTCGCCGCGCTTAATGCGGAATGGATCGAGCAGCTTCACGTTCTCGAAGAGTCCGACAAGGTCATGGTGGCTCGCCCGGAAATTTATCTCGAGCGCGGCGGACAGGTTTTCTCGGCGCATATTGACGATGTGGTTGCCGGGGCGTGCGCGCTCAAACCGCATGATGACGGGCCGCATGCGGGTCAGTGGGAACTGACCAAAATGGCCGTCGATACGCGCTTCCGGGGTCGTGGCATTGGTCAGTCGCTGATGGATGCCGTTCATGATTATGCACGCAACCGGCTGAAGCTTGACCGCATCTTCCTGCTGTCCAACACCAAGAACGCGGCTGCGCTTCGCCTCTATGAACGCAATGGCTGGGTCGTGAACCATCGGGGCGCGCACCCGACCTATGCGCGGTGCGATATCGGGATGGAGAAGGTGTTTTGA
- a CDS encoding nitroreductase: MPDSFPLPSRNVPVIDFLATRRSNLAKSMAEPGPDADTLKAILTTGTRVPDHRKLAPFRLQVFQGDARARFGDALAAAYRADYPDHPEERWQFEAHRFLRAPTVIAVISAPKDCVRGTPIWEQQLSAGSVCLMLCLAAQAHGFGAQWLTEWYAYDSRIQAELGMCDGEQVAGFVYIGTPIQAASPRARPDPDEIITHVNDAADIG; the protein is encoded by the coding sequence ATGCCCGACAGTTTCCCTCTTCCAAGTCGTAATGTGCCCGTGATCGATTTTCTGGCGACGCGGCGCAGCAACCTGGCCAAGTCCATGGCCGAGCCCGGACCGGACGCCGATACGCTCAAGGCGATCCTGACGACCGGCACACGTGTTCCTGACCATCGCAAGCTCGCCCCGTTCAGGCTGCAGGTTTTTCAGGGTGACGCCCGCGCCCGATTCGGGGATGCGCTGGCCGCAGCCTACCGGGCCGATTATCCGGATCACCCTGAAGAGCGCTGGCAATTTGAGGCGCATCGCTTTCTGCGCGCACCGACCGTCATTGCCGTGATCAGCGCTCCCAAGGATTGCGTGCGCGGCACGCCGATATGGGAACAGCAACTCTCGGCGGGGAGCGTCTGTCTGATGTTGTGTCTGGCGGCACAGGCGCACGGCTTCGGGGCGCAATGGCTGACCGAATGGTACGCCTATGATTCGCGCATTCAGGCCGAACTGGGCATGTGCGACGGCGAACAGGTCGCCGGTTTCGTCTATATCGGCACGCCGATCCAAGCCGCATCGCCGCGCGCTCGCCCGGATCCGGATGAGATCATTACCCATGTTAACGACGCTGCCGACATAGGTTAA
- the rfbA gene encoding glucose-1-phosphate thymidylyltransferase RfbA, whose protein sequence is MIRKGIILAGGTGSRLHPSTISVSKQLMPVFDKPMIYYPLSTLMQAGLSEIMVITTPHDRAAFEHLLGDGRRWGMSITYASQPSPDGLAQALIIAEDFLEGGPSALILGDNLFFGAGFNRTLATAMQRREGATIFGYHVKDPSAYGVVGFDENKKAVSLVEKPKDPASNYAVTGLYFYDGDAPSRARQVKPSARGELEITTLNEMYLDDGKLTVELLNEGSTWLDTGTHRSLLQAAQFVAVIQERQGNRICCPEVIAYQNGWIDRDQLRRLAGPLEKSGYGSYLRQVCESAED, encoded by the coding sequence ATGATACGTAAGGGCATCATTCTCGCAGGGGGGACAGGCTCGCGCCTCCATCCTTCGACCATATCCGTGTCGAAACAGCTGATGCCCGTCTTCGATAAGCCAATGATCTACTATCCGCTATCGACCCTCATGCAGGCTGGCTTGTCGGAAATCATGGTGATCACCACGCCGCATGATCGTGCGGCGTTCGAGCATCTACTGGGCGATGGTCGGCGCTGGGGGATGAGCATCACCTATGCGTCGCAGCCCAGTCCCGACGGGCTGGCTCAGGCCCTGATAATCGCCGAAGACTTTCTGGAAGGCGGTCCGAGCGCGCTTATTCTGGGCGATAATCTGTTCTTCGGGGCCGGGTTTAATCGCACGCTCGCCACGGCCATGCAGCGCCGTGAGGGTGCGACGATCTTCGGCTATCACGTCAAGGACCCCTCAGCTTACGGCGTTGTCGGATTTGATGAGAATAAAAAGGCTGTCAGCCTGGTCGAAAAGCCCAAGGATCCGGCCTCCAATTATGCTGTGACGGGACTTTATTTCTATGACGGCGATGCGCCCTCTCGCGCGCGACAGGTCAAGCCGTCCGCCCGGGGCGAGCTCGAGATTACGACCCTGAACGAAATGTATCTGGACGACGGGAAGTTGACAGTCGAGCTTCTGAATGAAGGATCGACCTGGCTCGATACGGGAACCCATCGCAGCCTGCTGCAGGCCGCGCAATTCGTCGCCGTCATTCAGGAACGGCAAGGCAACCGGATTTGCTGCCCCGAAGTGATCGCCTATCAGAATGGATGGATCGATAGAGACCAGCTGCGACGTCTGGCCGGACCGTTGGAAAAGAGCGGGTACGGCTCTTACTTGCGGCAGGTTTGCGAAAGCGCCGAGGATTAG
- a CDS encoding beta-ketoacyl-ACP synthase III produces the protein MKAVISSTGLWTPEDSISNEELVEAFNAYVDKWNSDNADAIATGERDPLAHSSAEFVEKASGIKSRYVLSKAPILDPDIMAPRIPARANDEPSVLAEMAVHAAQDALSNASRTAADIDAVIVACSNLQRGYPAVAVEVQDLLGIEGFGFDMNVACSSATFGLEAARGLIYGGQAKSVLVLNPEICTAHLNFKDRDSHFIFGDVATAILVEREDVAPTEHWEIIGAKLVTKFSNNIRNNFGFLNHTAPEDDGFHGDRGRKGLTDKLFVQNGRSVFKEVVPMVAKLISAEAETLGLDPNSLKRMWLHQANLNMNVLIAKKVLGKDVEIEQAPVVLDEYANTSSAGSIIAFHKHSDDFADGDTGLICSFGAGYSAGAVFVRKVG, from the coding sequence GTGAAAGCCGTCATTTCCTCAACCGGACTGTGGACGCCGGAAGACTCCATTTCCAACGAAGAGCTGGTCGAGGCGTTCAACGCCTATGTCGACAAATGGAACAGCGACAATGCCGATGCGATCGCGACAGGCGAACGCGACCCGCTGGCGCATAGTTCTGCTGAGTTCGTCGAAAAGGCGTCCGGCATTAAGAGCCGGTACGTCCTGTCCAAGGCCCCGATCCTCGATCCGGATATCATGGCACCGCGCATTCCAGCCCGTGCAAATGACGAACCGTCCGTTCTAGCGGAAATGGCCGTTCATGCTGCACAAGATGCGCTCTCCAATGCCAGCAGAACGGCAGCGGATATTGATGCGGTGATTGTAGCGTGTTCGAACCTGCAGCGCGGCTATCCGGCGGTTGCCGTGGAGGTGCAGGACCTGCTCGGTATTGAAGGTTTCGGCTTTGACATGAATGTCGCCTGTTCCAGTGCGACCTTCGGGTTAGAGGCTGCGCGCGGGCTGATCTATGGCGGGCAGGCGAAAAGCGTGCTGGTGCTGAATCCGGAAATCTGCACCGCACACCTGAACTTCAAAGACCGCGACAGTCACTTCATCTTTGGCGACGTGGCGACGGCGATCCTCGTCGAGCGTGAAGACGTTGCCCCGACGGAGCATTGGGAGATCATTGGCGCGAAGCTGGTGACCAAATTCTCCAACAATATCCGTAACAATTTCGGCTTCCTCAATCACACAGCGCCGGAAGATGACGGCTTCCATGGCGACCGGGGCCGCAAGGGGCTGACCGACAAGCTCTTCGTCCAGAACGGACGCAGCGTCTTCAAGGAAGTTGTGCCCATGGTTGCCAAGCTGATCAGCGCGGAGGCTGAAACGCTCGGCCTCGATCCGAACAGCCTGAAGCGCATGTGGCTGCACCAGGCGAACCTCAATATGAACGTCCTGATCGCCAAGAAGGTGCTCGGCAAGGATGTCGAAATCGAACAGGCTCCGGTCGTGCTGGATGAATATGCGAATACATCTTCCGCCGGATCAATCATCGCTTTTCATAAACATTCTGACGATTTCGCGGATGGCGATACCGGCCTGATATGCTCGTTTGGCGCGGGGTATTCGGCGGGGGCTGTGTTTGTGCGCAAGGTTGGGTGA